GCTGCCGGGCGTAGTCGATCTGCGCCTGCGCGAACGAGCTCCGCGCCGTGTCGACCGCCGTCGAGGCGTCGGTCACGTCGGTCGGGGTCGGATCCGGCGCGATCTCGAAGAGCGGGTCTCCCGGCCGTACCTTGTCCCCGACCTGGACGATGCACTTCTTCACGACGCCCGAGATTTTCGATTTGATGGAGTACTTCTGGCGGGGCTCGATCTGGCCGACGGCGAGCGCCTTTTCGGTGATCGCGCCCGTCTCGACCGTCACGAGCTTGGTCTTTTCCCCTTTCTTGTCGGAGCTCGCCCAGGCGTACAACCCCGCCGCGGCGGCAACGATCGCCAGCAGCAGGAAGAAGATACGGAAAAGCTTCTTCATCGCGGACCCCCTCCATCCGGCGTCGACGCCGGGCTCGCTTTCCTCCTATGACGCAAGTCGGCGGGGGGAAGTTCTGCGGGAAAGACTACCGGGGCTTGGTCCCGCCGGGGAAATCGCGCGCCGCCCGGACGACGGGAGCCTTCTTCTCGAACGGGATGCCCATCGCCGCCAGCCATTCCTCGGCGCGTTCCCGGGCGCGGCGCTGCTTGAACTGGAAGAACCGGGCCTCCTCGCGGGGGTACCCCAGCAGTGCCGAGCGGTAGGCGTCGGCGGGCCGGACCGCCGAGAGCGCCCGGCGCAGCTCCTCCCGGGCCTTTTCGTCCTCGATTTCTTCGAGGAAGAGCTCCATCTCGCCGACGCCGCGCTCCCCCCGGTCGCGGGGGAGCGCGAGGTATCGGGGGGAGGACGAGAGCTCGGCGTGGCGCGCCGGGTCCCGCGCCTCGACGACCTGAACGACGTCGCCCGTTTCCCGGTCCAGGAAATGCGTGATCTGGGCCGACCGGCTCTCGAAACCGACGACGAGGCCTTCCCAGTCGAGCGT
The genomic region above belongs to Thermoanaerobaculia bacterium and contains:
- a CDS encoding UPF0158 family protein; protein product: MTLDWEGLVVGFESRSAQITHFLDRETGDVVQVVEARDPARHAELSSSPRYLALPRDRGERGVGEMELFLEEIEDEKAREELRRALSAVRPADAYRSALLGYPREEARFFQFKQRRARERAEEWLAAMGIPFEKKAPVVRAARDFPGGTKPR